The following are encoded together in the Nitrosopumilus sp. b3 genome:
- a CDS encoding transcriptional regulator gives MDSEKIASDFLEISSEQRLNILKNLFENNLNISKLAKLLGATNSEIHRNIGRLAKNELIIKSPDGNYELTTFGVLVLKLIPSFNFVSENKLFFNKHSLENIETKFLQRIGSLQSKKQIKGYVKVLEKWKKIHENSEKFIYNILSEVPYSNEIIDIISNKLEKEIPIKSIFLKNVIIPEDRRKIFEKRQFQKYVTKGILERRMSSVNLIGLFLTDKEAAIFFHNKEGDVDLSEMFSSTEKEFRDWCLDYFENAWKNSTTFQEGKLKE, from the coding sequence ATGGATTCGGAGAAGATCGCAAGTGATTTTTTAGAAATATCTAGTGAACAAAGATTGAATATTTTAAAAAATTTATTTGAAAATAATCTCAATATATCAAAATTAGCGAAATTGCTTGGGGCAACCAATTCTGAGATTCATAGAAATATTGGACGCTTAGCAAAGAATGAACTTATAATTAAATCTCCTGATGGAAATTATGAATTAACAACATTTGGTGTTCTAGTTTTAAAATTAATCCCTTCATTTAATTTTGTTTCTGAAAATAAATTATTTTTTAATAAACATTCACTTGAAAATATTGAAACAAAATTTCTTCAAAGAATTGGCTCTCTTCAAAGTAAAAAACAGATTAAAGGGTATGTTAAAGTATTAGAAAAATGGAAAAAAATACATGAAAATTCTGAAAAATTTATCTATAATATTTTATCCGAAGTCCCATATTCTAATGAAATAATTGATATTATTTCAAATAAACTTGAAAAGGAAATTCCAATAAAATCTATATTTCTAAAAAATGTCATAATTCCAGAAGATAGACGAAAGATATTTGAAAAAAGACAATTTCAAAAATATGTTACAAAAGGCATTCTTGAAAGACGAATGTCCTCAGTTAATCTTATTGGATTATTTTTAACCGATAAAGAAGCAGCAATATTTTTTCATAATAAAGAAGGGGATGTCGATCTTAGTGAAATGTTTTCAAGTACTGAAAAAGAATTTAGAGATTGGTGTTTAGATTATTTTGAAAATGCATGGAAGAATTCAACTACCTTCCAAGAAGGAAAATTAAAAGAGTGA
- a CDS encoding nicotinamide-nucleotide adenylyltransferase, producing MRGLMMGRFQPFHLGHLDLTKQILDECDEVIIAVTSAQFNYLEKDPFTAGERMAMIHNSLKESSLDLTRCFVVSIENQFNVATWASYLKSALPNFDKVYSGNDYVSMLLADSDIEVVTPKFLDRTQFNATRIRSMIISDENWKDFIPNAVYDLLTKINAKNRLSVISKSDTNPTKY from the coding sequence ATGCGTGGATTGATGATGGGGAGGTTTCAACCTTTTCATTTAGGGCATTTAGATTTGACAAAACAAATTCTCGATGAATGTGATGAGGTTATAATTGCAGTTACTAGTGCTCAGTTTAATTATTTAGAAAAAGATCCCTTTACAGCAGGTGAAAGAATGGCGATGATTCATAATTCTCTAAAGGAATCTTCTTTGGATTTGACTAGGTGCTTTGTTGTCTCAATTGAGAATCAATTCAATGTGGCCACTTGGGCATCATATCTAAAATCCGCATTACCTAATTTTGATAAAGTGTATAGTGGGAATGACTATGTTTCAATGTTGCTTGCTGATTCTGATATTGAGGTGGTAACGCCAAAATTTTTGGATAGAACTCAATTCAATGCAACAAGAATTCGCTCAATGATTATCTCTGATGAAAACTGGAAAGACTTTATTCCAAATGCCGTTTATGATTTGCTGACAAAAATTAATGCAAAAAACAGACTTTCCGTAATTTCTAAATCTGATACCAATCCTACAAAATACTGA
- a CDS encoding CxxC-x17-CxxC domain-containing protein, with amino-acid sequence MYKCTCSDCGKESEVPFEPKEGRPVYCRECLPKHRN; translated from the coding sequence ATGTACAAATGTACATGTTCTGACTGCGGCAAAGAATCTGAAGTTCCTTTTGAGCCAAAAGAGGGAAGACCAGTCTATTGCCGAGAATGTTTACCAAAACATCGTAATTGA
- a CDS encoding cobalamin B12-binding domain-containing protein has product MKQKTASRSIKILVAKLGLDGHDRGALVLCRAFRDAGMEVIYSGLFATPERIAQIAEDEDVDAVAMSLLNGAHGTLFPRVVKALKKKGINDVLIVGGGVIPDIDHKDLIKSGVDHVFGPGTPLPTIIDHITTGVSKLRKI; this is encoded by the coding sequence ATGAAGCAAAAAACTGCATCACGAAGCATCAAAATATTAGTTGCCAAGTTAGGCCTTGACGGTCACGATAGAGGAGCTCTAGTGTTATGTAGAGCATTCAGAGATGCGGGAATGGAGGTAATCTATTCAGGATTATTTGCAACACCAGAAAGAATTGCACAGATTGCCGAAGATGAGGATGTGGATGCTGTTGCAATGAGTTTGCTTAACGGTGCACATGGGACGCTTTTCCCAAGAGTAGTAAAGGCATTAAAAAAGAAAGGAATCAATGACGTCCTAATAGTTGGCGGAGGAGTAATTCCAGACATTGATCACAAAGATTTGATAAAGTCAGGAGTCGATCATGTATTTGGTCCTGGAACACCATTGCCAACAATAATTGATCACATTACAACAGGCGTTTCAAAATTAAGAAAAATATAA
- a CDS encoding TFIIB-type zinc ribbon-containing protein, which translates to MVTTNQNSLCLRCGKNSLLTDDVTGERFCGKCGFVISETSQDSGPEWRSFSKEGGTDPARTGAPSSLMIHDMGLSTVINPLNKDASGKPLTTSMKSTIERLRTWDSRSQVHEPVDRNLRQALGDLNKLKDKIAIPANVLEKASYIYRKALEKKLVRGRSITAMIAASLYAACRDTETPRTLKDIADAANVKRKDIARCYRLLHHELELKMPVVDSIQCIARISSKLDISEKTKRYAVKVLKEAQERKESAGKDPMGLAATALYLSCVHNGVSITQRDLAEAAGVTEVTIRNRYKGLKADQSNKLDI; encoded by the coding sequence ATGGTAACTACAAATCAAAACTCTCTTTGTTTACGTTGTGGAAAAAATTCTTTGCTTACAGATGATGTTACAGGAGAAAGATTCTGTGGTAAATGCGGGTTTGTAATTTCTGAAACCTCTCAAGATTCAGGACCAGAGTGGAGATCATTTTCAAAAGAAGGTGGGACAGATCCTGCAAGAACAGGAGCTCCATCATCATTGATGATTCATGACATGGGATTATCTACTGTAATTAATCCATTAAACAAGGATGCATCAGGAAAACCACTTACTACATCAATGAAAAGTACAATTGAGAGACTAAGGACCTGGGATAGCAGAAGCCAAGTTCATGAACCTGTTGATAGAAATCTACGACAAGCACTAGGTGATTTGAATAAATTAAAAGACAAGATTGCAATTCCTGCAAATGTTCTTGAAAAAGCATCATACATTTACAGAAAAGCATTGGAGAAAAAACTTGTTCGTGGACGCTCTATTACAGCAATGATTGCAGCATCCCTTTATGCTGCATGCAGAGATACAGAAACACCTCGAACTCTAAAAGATATTGCAGATGCTGCAAATGTAAAGCGAAAAGATATTGCAAGATGTTATAGATTACTGCACCATGAATTGGAATTAAAAATGCCTGTTGTGGATTCCATCCAATGTATTGCAAGAATTTCAAGTAAATTAGATATTTCTGAGAAGACTAAACGTTATGCCGTTAAAGTTCTAAAAGAGGCACAAGAACGCAAAGAATCTGCAGGAAAAGATCCTATGGGATTGGCAGCTACTGCATTATACCTCTCATGCGTTCACAATGGAGTATCTATCACTCAACGAGATCTAGCAGAAGCAGCAGGTGTAACTGAAGTTACCATTAGAAATCGATACAAAGGGCTCAAAGCAGATCAAAGTAACAAATTAGATATCTAA
- a CDS encoding adenylate/guanylate cyclase domain-containing protein — protein MIDKIVEFNNLINSSDFFSYDSFAGTAQELSIIDNGKKIEKPQISTTDYLVAFSTQSKKFCVGYVDIVNSTKISARLSSEQLSKYYEIFLNSMSKIIGMHGGKVIKNIGDCLLFYFPDSTLEGMKNCLDCGIAMINSQQFISEEIKSKKLPSLNFRVSADYGAVIMMNTNISKDIDLIGPPVNMCAKINHCAGHNEFVIGNDFQQYVKKLEMHEFQEVKSCNIGFKQSYPVYLVQS, from the coding sequence ATGATTGACAAGATAGTGGAATTTAATAATCTCATAAACTCAAGTGATTTTTTTAGTTATGACAGTTTTGCAGGAACGGCTCAAGAATTATCCATTATAGATAATGGAAAAAAAATAGAAAAACCACAAATATCAACCACGGATTATTTAGTAGCTTTCTCAACTCAATCTAAAAAATTCTGTGTTGGTTATGTAGATATTGTAAATTCAACAAAGATTTCAGCTAGACTCTCCTCAGAACAATTATCAAAATATTATGAGATCTTTCTAAATTCAATGTCTAAGATAATTGGAATGCATGGAGGCAAAGTCATCAAAAATATCGGGGATTGCCTATTGTTTTATTTTCCAGATTCAACATTAGAGGGTATGAAAAATTGTTTGGATTGTGGTATCGCAATGATCAATTCTCAACAATTTATTTCAGAGGAAATAAAGTCAAAAAAACTACCTAGCCTTAATTTTCGTGTGAGTGCAGACTATGGGGCAGTAATTATGATGAATACCAATATTTCAAAGGACATAGATTTAATTGGACCTCCAGTTAATATGTGCGCAAAAATAAATCATTGTGCTGGGCATAATGAATTTGTAATAGGAAATGATTTTCAACAATACGTAAAGAAATTAGAGATGCATGAGTTTCAAGAAGTAAAAAGTTGTAATATTGGGTTTAAACAATCATATCCGGTTTATCTTGTCCAATCTTAA
- a CDS encoding adenylate/guanylate cyclase domain-containing protein, producing the protein MTSDVPNDLIYASFFFIDIVGLSNPIISTETQRTKIKVLNELIYDCKTFNEFSKDNLLILPTGDGMLIGFKKGSDEPLKLSIELHKKLADYNNNATNVEKIEVRIGCHIGHVFVVNDIYGNVNLWGPGAIIARRVMDMGDSSHILLSNEIVEDIFEISDEYKKSIHLLHNFGIKHGDDLLIYSAHGEDFGNSAIPNEKIKINNQVSDVEKKSICDKIVFDVILKDTPGIGRFVRTYYFSNQHTEPIYELIVNMITNSKVEINELNFKIYDENKKELKISKILSVTPYSKKIIIKLSKPVFKGEDGRSVKIMYDEKLAKNNFENIFTTDTQLFEFNFKHYANMEFNPVLYFLNSENGSKEILEISSNSRKGIFKEIMWEKDHGINIKDGIRLEW; encoded by the coding sequence TTGACTTCGGATGTTCCAAATGATCTAATTTATGCTTCGTTTTTTTTTATAGATATTGTAGGACTATCAAATCCAATAATTTCAACTGAAACACAACGAACAAAAATTAAAGTGTTAAATGAATTAATTTATGATTGTAAAACGTTCAATGAATTTTCAAAAGATAATCTTTTGATATTACCAACTGGGGACGGTATGTTAATAGGATTCAAAAAGGGGTCAGATGAGCCCCTAAAACTTTCAATAGAATTGCATAAAAAATTGGCAGATTATAACAATAATGCAACTAATGTTGAAAAAATTGAAGTAAGAATTGGCTGTCATATTGGCCATGTTTTTGTAGTAAATGACATTTATGGAAATGTAAATTTGTGGGGACCAGGGGCTATTATTGCTAGAAGAGTTATGGATATGGGAGATTCCAGTCACATATTATTAAGTAATGAAATTGTTGAAGATATTTTTGAAATTTCTGACGAATATAAAAAATCAATTCACCTTCTACATAATTTTGGAATAAAACATGGAGACGACTTACTAATCTATTCAGCTCATGGAGAAGATTTTGGAAATTCCGCCATCCCTAATGAAAAAATTAAAATTAACAATCAAGTTTCAGATGTTGAAAAAAAATCTATTTGTGATAAAATTGTATTTGACGTGATTTTAAAAGATACCCCCGGAATTGGAAGATTTGTAAGAACATATTATTTTTCAAATCAACATACAGAGCCAATATACGAGCTTATTGTAAACATGATAACCAACTCCAAAGTAGAGATTAATGAACTTAATTTTAAGATATATGATGAAAATAAAAAGGAGTTAAAAATTTCTAAAATATTATCAGTTACACCTTACTCTAAAAAAATCATAATTAAATTATCAAAGCCAGTCTTTAAAGGAGAGGATGGAAGAAGTGTGAAAATTATGTACGATGAGAAATTGGCAAAAAATAATTTTGAAAATATTTTTACAACAGACACACAACTGTTTGAATTTAATTTTAAACATTATGCAAATATGGAGTTTAATCCAGTTCTATATTTTCTAAATTCAGAAAATGGAAGTAAAGAGATTTTAGAAATTTCTTCAAATAGTAGAAAAGGCATATTCAAGGAAATCATGTGGGAAAAAGATCACGGAATCAATATAAAAGATGGAATTCGTCTAGAATGGTAA
- the meaB gene encoding methylmalonyl Co-A mutase-associated GTPase MeaB, which produces MDLLADLKKGKRGAIAKAITIMENDQKEAKKIIKKIFKDTGKSIIIGITGPAGAGKSSLINKTAVEMKKLGTKPAVLAIDPTSHVTGGAILGDRVRMTESTDSGTYIRSIASRGATGAVSRSLRNSIRILEFAGFNPIIIESVGAGQTEVEISNIADITVVVFNPNTGDSIQTIKAGLTEIGDVYLVNKSDLAGTNQLFDAVRDFIGDSVRNPTILKTSVKKNSGITLFAKTLKELMISKKKVKKEKDQKRLEAELKDIVLNNIKEKMDHMLDSDKSFSNYLKKLQTKTIDPFDAGDKITKSLLK; this is translated from the coding sequence ATGGACCTGTTGGCAGATTTGAAGAAAGGAAAACGAGGTGCCATTGCCAAAGCCATAACAATTATGGAAAATGATCAAAAAGAAGCTAAAAAAATAATAAAGAAAATTTTCAAAGATACTGGTAAATCCATCATTATTGGAATCACTGGGCCTGCTGGTGCTGGAAAAAGCTCACTGATTAACAAAACAGCAGTAGAGATGAAAAAATTAGGCACAAAACCCGCTGTTCTTGCAATTGATCCTACTAGTCATGTCACTGGCGGTGCCATACTTGGCGATAGAGTTAGGATGACTGAATCCACAGATTCTGGAACATACATCAGAAGTATCGCTTCTCGTGGGGCAACAGGTGCAGTGTCTCGTTCATTACGTAATAGTATTCGAATTTTAGAATTTGCAGGATTCAATCCAATAATAATTGAAAGTGTTGGGGCTGGTCAAACAGAAGTTGAGATTTCTAATATTGCAGATATTACCGTTGTTGTTTTTAATCCCAATACTGGTGATAGCATTCAAACTATCAAAGCTGGGTTGACTGAAATTGGTGATGTTTATCTTGTTAACAAAAGTGATCTTGCTGGAACAAATCAACTATTTGATGCAGTTAGAGACTTTATTGGAGATTCAGTTAGAAATCCTACTATCCTTAAGACATCTGTAAAAAAGAATTCTGGAATTACACTATTTGCAAAAACTCTCAAAGAACTGATGATATCTAAAAAGAAAGTCAAGAAGGAAAAAGACCAAAAACGACTTGAAGCAGAACTAAAAGATATTGTTTTAAATAACATCAAAGAAAAGATGGATCATATGTTAGATTCTGATAAATCATTCTCAAATTACCTCAAAAAATTACAGACTAAAACAATAGATCCATTTGATGCAGGAGATAAAATTACAAAATCTTTGCTAAAGTGA
- the ilvC gene encoding ketol-acid reductoisomerase, with translation MCSILEKFMAKTWKDNEISLDPIKDQTVAVIGYGIQGDAQANNMKDSGLNVIIGLKEGGNSWKKAESDGHKVMSVADATKQGDIIHILIPDMIQGQVYKDEIGPNLSEGKALSFSHAAAIYWKWIEAPSNVDLIMVAPKGPGSKVRETYLDNFGTPAIVAVEQDFTGKAWDRTLGIAKAIGSARAGLIKTAFKEEVETDWFGEQADLCGGAASMVTNAFETLVEAGYQPEIAYFEVLHELKLIVDMIQRYGINGMWRRVSETARYGGLTRGPMVMDSANKENMKKVLTMIQDGTFNSEWISEYQKNGKDAFDKYMKEYDEHQIEKVGKEMRKMMWPDSTE, from the coding sequence ATTTGCAGCATTCTTGAAAAATTCATGGCAAAAACATGGAAGGATAATGAAATCAGCCTTGATCCTATAAAGGATCAAACAGTCGCTGTAATCGGTTATGGAATCCAAGGTGATGCACAGGCAAACAACATGAAAGACTCTGGTCTGAATGTAATAATTGGTCTTAAAGAAGGCGGTAACAGCTGGAAAAAGGCAGAATCTGACGGTCACAAAGTAATGTCAGTTGCAGATGCAACAAAACAAGGAGACATTATACACATTTTGATTCCAGATATGATTCAAGGACAAGTATACAAGGATGAAATCGGACCAAATCTTTCTGAAGGAAAAGCATTGTCATTTTCTCATGCAGCTGCTATCTATTGGAAATGGATTGAAGCTCCAAGTAATGTTGACCTGATCATGGTTGCTCCAAAAGGACCTGGCTCAAAAGTTAGAGAAACATACCTTGATAATTTTGGAACTCCTGCAATTGTTGCAGTTGAACAAGATTTTACAGGAAAAGCTTGGGATAGAACATTAGGAATTGCAAAAGCAATTGGAAGTGCAAGAGCCGGCTTGATCAAAACTGCTTTCAAAGAGGAGGTAGAGACTGATTGGTTTGGTGAACAAGCAGACCTTTGTGGTGGTGCAGCTTCTATGGTGACAAATGCATTTGAGACTCTTGTTGAAGCAGGATATCAGCCTGAGATTGCATACTTTGAGGTTTTACATGAACTAAAACTCATCGTAGATATGATTCAGAGATATGGAATTAATGGTATGTGGAGACGTGTAAGTGAAACTGCAAGATATGGTGGTCTAACACGTGGCCCAATGGTAATGGATTCTGCAAATAAAGAAAACATGAAAAAAGTTCTTACCATGATTCAAGATGGTACATTCAACAGTGAGTGGATTTCTGAATATCAGAAAAACGGCAAAGATGCATTTGACAAATACATGAAAGAATATGACGAACACCAAATTGAAAAAGTTGGTAAAGAAATGCGTAAAATGATGTGGCCTGATTCCACAGAATAA
- a CDS encoding ArsR family transcriptional regulator produces MQILNQLKIEEPERKEVFLEILSDKYCRLILESVMNSSKSAIEISREKNIPLSTVYRRIQQLHDSHMVRTSGVITEEGKRLFLYKSKIKEVNTRFCDGKITVDVVFNTN; encoded by the coding sequence ATGCAAATTCTAAATCAATTAAAAATCGAAGAGCCAGAAAGAAAAGAAGTTTTTCTTGAAATCTTATCTGACAAGTATTGTAGATTGATATTGGAATCCGTAATGAATTCTTCAAAATCTGCAATTGAAATATCCCGAGAAAAAAATATTCCTCTGAGCACCGTATATAGGAGAATACAACAACTTCATGACTCACACATGGTTCGTACTTCGGGGGTAATCACTGAAGAAGGAAAAAGACTCTTTTTGTATAAGAGTAAAATTAAAGAAGTCAATACACGATTCTGTGATGGAAAGATTACTGTTGATGTAGTTTTCAACACAAACTAA
- a CDS encoding DNA-binding protein — translation MSNNSKDTIFIGKKPLMTYVTSAIIQLATMPLITIKARGMTIAHAVDVAQIVLQKTKPAFVIGDVKIGSESLVSQDGRNRDVSSIEISLKRAQE, via the coding sequence ATGTCAAACAATTCTAAAGATACAATTTTCATCGGAAAAAAACCATTGATGACTTATGTCACATCTGCAATTATCCAACTAGCTACAATGCCTTTAATCACAATTAAAGCCAGAGGAATGACAATTGCTCATGCAGTAGATGTTGCTCAAATAGTGCTGCAGAAAACAAAGCCCGCATTTGTAATTGGCGATGTTAAAATCGGTTCTGAATCATTAGTTTCTCAAGATGGAAGAAATCGAGATGTTTCCTCAATTGAGATTTCTCTAAAAAGAGCACAAGAATAA
- a CDS encoding M1 family metallopeptidase, whose protein sequence is MDIIPINYELTFEPDLKKFTFSGTEIITADCKKSTNTISMDCAELKILSCNVKSGGNIVKSTPILDSKKEELQIKLSEKIKGKVIISIEFQGILNDRLLGFYRSQYQQNGKTKYLATTQFEAADARRAFPCWDKPEAKATFEISIIADNKFSAISNMPIKSKKKIGAKTIYNFGKTPVVSTYLIYLGVGEFEYLTGKVGKIQIRVVTTKGNKSKGKFSLELGKKLLTSYEKYFGIKYPLPKLDLIAVPDFAAGAMENWGAITFRETILLYDTKTSSTRTKQFIAEVISHEIAHQWFGNLVTMKWWNDLWLNESFATFMATKFVDKFYPEWDLWNQFIEDAMNVAMGLDSLKTTHPIDVKVNSPAEIREIFDAISYDKGGCILRMLENYVGEPNFQKGLKKYLSNFKYKNAEGQDLWNAIGKASGMPVSSMVHTWLKQPGFPLVEVNQDGNTLKLKQKRYLLEPDKKFSKGLWSIPLSLGLDGEISKKLFTKKSLSMKLPKNTIGFVANYGRKGFYRVKYDEGILLDLKMLVDEKRIPAIDRWAIQNDLFSLCVSGNEQIRNYLDFSDAYFDEDSYLASVNVAHNLASLYFRAFDEKFVEEIRNYAINYFRKILFNLGWEPKKSDKHTDALLRSFVISALGKMNDDEVTEEAIRRYKKFLKSPSSITPDLVEPICSIAAWNGNLKTHAELTKLYKNAKTMEEKLRFLGAMCSFKDKKLLLKSLDFSQTPHVRSQNMQLPIMKVAANPYGDQVLWPWLKKNWKKLNKKVGHGNPLFNRIVASISSVADDSMEKEIKTFFKKNPTPGTERTQTQTLERIRINSKLLRRMRKEFKDG, encoded by the coding sequence GTGGACATCATTCCGATTAATTATGAATTAACTTTTGAGCCGGATCTTAAAAAATTCACATTTTCTGGTACTGAAATTATTACCGCTGATTGTAAAAAATCCACAAATACAATCTCTATGGATTGTGCTGAATTAAAAATACTATCCTGTAATGTGAAATCGGGAGGAAATATTGTTAAATCAACCCCAATACTAGATTCAAAAAAAGAAGAATTACAAATTAAATTATCTGAAAAAATCAAGGGCAAAGTTATCATCTCTATTGAATTCCAAGGCATATTAAATGACAGACTACTTGGATTTTATCGAAGTCAATACCAGCAAAACGGTAAAACAAAATATCTTGCAACGACCCAGTTTGAGGCAGCAGATGCCAGACGTGCATTTCCATGTTGGGATAAACCTGAAGCAAAGGCTACATTTGAAATCTCAATAATTGCTGACAATAAATTCTCAGCAATATCTAATATGCCAATTAAATCAAAGAAAAAAATTGGTGCCAAAACAATTTACAATTTTGGAAAGACCCCTGTTGTTTCAACATATTTGATTTATCTTGGTGTTGGTGAGTTTGAGTATCTAACAGGAAAAGTTGGAAAGATTCAGATCCGAGTAGTTACAACAAAGGGAAATAAATCAAAAGGAAAGTTTTCCTTGGAACTAGGAAAAAAACTTTTGACATCCTATGAAAAATATTTTGGAATAAAATATCCTCTTCCCAAACTTGATTTAATCGCAGTTCCTGATTTTGCAGCAGGTGCAATGGAGAACTGGGGTGCAATTACATTTAGAGAAACAATTCTACTTTATGATACTAAAACATCATCAACTAGAACCAAACAATTCATTGCCGAAGTAATCTCCCATGAAATTGCCCATCAGTGGTTTGGAAATTTAGTTACTATGAAATGGTGGAATGATTTGTGGCTAAATGAAAGCTTTGCAACATTTATGGCTACAAAGTTTGTAGACAAATTTTATCCAGAATGGGATTTGTGGAATCAATTCATTGAGGATGCGATGAATGTTGCAATGGGCCTTGATTCCCTTAAAACAACACACCCAATTGATGTTAAGGTAAATTCACCTGCTGAAATTCGAGAAATCTTTGATGCGATTTCTTATGATAAAGGCGGATGTATTTTGAGAATGCTTGAGAATTATGTTGGAGAGCCAAATTTCCAAAAGGGCCTAAAAAAATATTTGTCAAATTTCAAATACAAAAATGCTGAAGGACAAGATTTGTGGAATGCCATTGGAAAGGCATCTGGCATGCCTGTTTCCTCTATGGTCCATACGTGGCTAAAACAACCTGGATTTCCATTAGTTGAAGTAAATCAAGATGGAAACACACTCAAGCTAAAACAGAAGAGGTATTTGCTAGAACCAGATAAAAAATTCAGCAAGGGCTTGTGGTCCATCCCACTATCTTTGGGATTGGATGGCGAAATTTCCAAAAAACTATTTACAAAAAAATCCTTGTCAATGAAACTCCCTAAAAACACAATAGGCTTTGTTGCAAACTATGGAAGAAAAGGATTCTATCGTGTAAAATATGATGAAGGAATTCTTCTTGATTTGAAAATGCTGGTAGATGAAAAACGAATCCCTGCAATTGATAGATGGGCTATTCAAAATGATTTATTCTCACTTTGTGTTTCTGGAAATGAACAAATTCGAAATTATCTTGACTTTTCTGATGCTTATTTTGATGAAGATAGTTATCTTGCATCAGTTAATGTTGCACACAATCTGGCATCGTTATACTTTAGAGCATTTGATGAAAAGTTTGTCGAAGAGATTAGAAATTATGCCATAAATTATTTTAGAAAAATTTTATTTAATTTAGGATGGGAGCCAAAAAAATCAGACAAGCACACTGATGCCCTTTTACGCTCTTTTGTAATTTCGGCATTGGGAAAAATGAATGATGATGAGGTAACAGAAGAGGCAATTAGAAGATACAAAAAATTCTTAAAATCTCCGAGTTCGATCACACCCGATTTGGTCGAGCCTATTTGCTCTATTGCTGCATGGAATGGAAATTTAAAAACTCATGCGGAATTGACCAAACTATACAAGAATGCAAAAACCATGGAAGAAAAACTTCGATTTCTAGGTGCCATGTGTAGTTTCAAAGACAAAAAACTATTACTAAAATCACTTGACTTTTCTCAAACTCCACATGTTCGTTCACAAAACATGCAATTACCTATCATGAAAGTAGCAGCTAATCCATACGGTGATCAGGTTTTATGGCCATGGTTGAAGAAAAATTGGAAAAAATTAAACAAAAAAGTTGGACATGGAAATCCTTTGTTTAATAGAATTGTAGCAAGCATCTCTTCAGTAGCTGATGACTCGATGGAAAAAGAAATTAAAACATTCTTCAAAAAAAATCCTACTCCTGGAACTGAAAGAACACAAACACAAACACTGGAAAGAATTAGAATCAACTCAAAACTCCTAAGACGAATGAGAAAAGAATTCAAAGATGGCTAA